A stretch of DNA from Xiphophorus maculatus strain JP 163 A chromosome 8, X_maculatus-5.0-male, whole genome shotgun sequence:
GATGTTTTGTATTGGTGCTTTTTGCAGTATTTTGCAGCCATTTGTGCCATAAAATAACAATGTGGAGAGAATGACCCTCGTCTCTTTTTGCTTCTCCCACCACTCCCATAACATTTAGTTCTAGTGAAGTCGTGTTATTGGTTAAAGCATGTTTGTATGGCTTTGGCTGAGTTCTGCCTTGTGCTTGAGAGtggctgtgtttgtgtttattggatataaatgtttgcagcaccaaaaaaaaaaacaaatttttggaTTTGGGTTAATGATCTGCATCCcagtgaatttttatttttatttttttacatttattctcaGACTAAacctgttatttttaaatttatatgtaTAAGGAGTTTTGATGcaattttttcctctctgtgcCAGTGAAAATAGCCATTAGTAGCAGCCTGGCCTTGCCGCAGCATGCTGTTAGTTAACAGACCAACTCGGTGTTTCCCCGGCAGGCCTCTGTTCCTGACACGCGAGCGATTGTTGCAGAGGGCCTCCACcaccacaaaaaataaacaccccCTTGGGAAACACTGGACTAAAATTTTAACGCGTCTGTCAATTGCTGTTTCAAAATGACTGAAAGAGGGGGGGGGGCCATTACAGACACTAACGTGAGACTCCaccataatgttttttttccccctttatcTGAATCCCTCGAACATTTTCAGTATTTGTGCTGTAATCTTCTCATCCTCTGTGCCCTGCCTGACTGCGAAACCTTTGGACAAAGGTCACTGCTGCCAGCCTTGACTTCAATGGTactgttgttgcttttgttaATTCCTCTTCTGTACCGAACATACCACTACTCTACTTTTGTGTCTAAGCCTCAATCACCAAATTTTGTAAACAAAGTTTGTCCgtatttgtaaatgtttctttctctctaaCCTGGGtgcaatttattattttttgttttgttgcagtaaAATACAAAAGCTACTTGAAATATAAATCTGGGTGTGACTGTTTTTATGGCTTCCTTTACCGAGTGAAAATAGCTTGATTTAAGAATGTTCCTGCACAGCCAGAGGGAGATtggaatttaatattttccaggtttagaaaaagaaactttttgacTTTCCTATATTTACAGAGCTCTCTATCCATTATTCTGTTCCTCAATCCATCTGTCATTTCAGGTTAATTCAGCCACTATCAGTTATTTattcagtctttttattttattttttgcagattcAGAACTTAAAGCCTGCTCACTAGAGTCTCCAGCTACAATTCTTATTTAGGAGCTAGTATCCCGCAACTTTTACTTTCTTCCCCTGTGCAacacatctgaatcaaatgaatggctcgtTACCAGGGATTTTCCGAATTTGATGGCATGGTCAGGAGGTAATTTAACAATTTGATGCAGGGGCGCACCTAAAAGTTCCTAGATAACAtctcttgaggactggacttggtTATCTCTGCTCTAGAAAAAAACGTTGACACAAAAGAAGGTGCTATAACAACCCAGACAGAAACTGACGATAGTCAGCGCTGGACTTTAAAGGGATTGTATGTGAAATCGACTTGTTTGAGCATCATATCAAGTTATTTCCTCGTCAAAAACATACCcggatgtttgagaaatccttgaatcttcCATGGCAGCCAGCGCCGTCTTTCATGCAGCTCCTCCTCGGGGGGTGTAATCTCCCAGCATCCGCCTCACAGAACATCGATCCCCCACTCAGCTAGCAGCAGAAACAAtgagcaaacacctggtagaatTGCTCATCTGTGGAGTTTGATATATTAACTGTTTCTCAGTTCAACAGGCCAAAGAATGATGTAAAAGACTTAGCGGAGAGGTTGTTGTGAGATGCCAAAGGAGTGttgaagctttttatttttcggaagagacagtggcccaatttcaaaatgcaaagtcaaattttgagTCGTTTTTGATATGTAGAGTATTTTTTATAACTGGAGgtcatgatactgcccctttaatttaGCCAAGCCTACATCTTAAAAAGGACACACACAGAAAGTCAGGTtatgtataatttatttttttctgactagagtattttgtcattaaaatcaaaatgtcaacattttaaaatcatatacACGCAAAGAACGCATTTTAATGTTAGCACAGCTTCTTAAAAATTTATacatatttacttgtttttatttttttgttttttttcctttttacttgtGGACAGACAAAGCAGGAAGTGGTCACTCAAACTGTAAAGAGGTGGAAGGCAGGGAGAGGGAGAAAGGAAGCCCGCCCCACCCACGATGAAGAACCAATCCCTGCTCCCCAAAATAGTTAAGACAGTGACGCTCCCTGCATCCAGCAGGGAGCAGCCTTGATGGGGTGAAAAAATAAAGCCGACTATGAACACAAACACGCCCCCGTTCTCTAATCTATACAGAAATGATGCAAAATTGCTGACATAAATACAACCTGCAGACTTCAAACCAGTTTCTCTCCCCCTCGTTATATCGGCTAACTCGGTAGTGTGCAGATGGGCTGGTTAATGGGAGAAGGGGGCTTGTCCGGGTCTGTCctttacatacatttattaATAGAAACTATGTTACAGAATTTCCCCAAGCATGAATTACAGGCAACCCACTAGCACAGCAACTGTACAGATCTTGGCAGAGCCACCAGATAAATTTCTGAAACCAAAGTACAGTAGCAAGGTCATCACCAGCAGTTAAGAAGCAAGATATATATACAGCTGTTCAGTCAGGGGACTGCTATGTTACAGAGAAGATGTACTTgaaggaaataaacattttgttttacaacttCATGTTTCGAGTGGGGACGcatgctgctttgtgttggttacATGAGGCAGACCAACAAGTCTCCAGATAAATCAGCTCTTCAGTGCAGCtttaggagaaaaacaaaaaaagacccAAATAATTGTGATTTAATGAGTGTCGAATGTAATGGTGATCCTAAAAGAGAAATTTTATTCAATCAGGGTAGCGTGAAGAGCAAGTGCATCAAAAAAGAAGAACTGCTATAATAAGGCAacaatgacaaaacaaatgctggtaaagatgtgttGACATGATAGTGAGGGGAGTTTTGGGGGATGGATGCATGAGGGCGGCGCTGAAGAAGAAAGTGATGGAAATTGTGATTAAGTGatgtctgagtttaaaaagaaagaaaaagacatccATCCAGCCAATTGTAATTCATTCCAGCTGGAAAACACCAACATCCTTGCAAGATTTCAAAAGATAGTAATAAGAAGGTAATTCCTAACATTTATTGtggccatttcttttttttctatgagtttcctttattgcATCTCTCGTGagttactgaaaaaaattacttctcTGCCAAGCAgagggaaagaaacaaaagctcAACTACTCACTCCGTCTGGAGCTACCCGTGTGGCCGCTTAATAAATTACTTTCTGACCTCCTGCCCTCGCTCAAATTAAACATCTCTTATCTGCATGATGTGGTGAAAAGAATCATAAATTTGAAGAGTTTGGGAATATCATTCAGattcaatttaaacaaaactgataAGTGGCGCGTCAAACTTCTGCAGTGTgtatatttcatatatatatgtatatctataaaaccaaacataaaaaacagtcTTGCTTTATTATCGATTGAACATTGAGTCTATCTAAAGTGTCAGTGACCAGTAACTCGTGGTGCCACCTACAAATCCTACTGATGGGAGGGAGGACGACTGAGGGGGGAGCAGAACAGCGGCGTTATGGGCAGAAATACACGGACAGTTTTAGGACGAGTGAGACGGCAACAAAGAGAGACAGGCaaaaggaggagggagagatGTAGTCCACACAGCCCAGCTCGGTCTGGAGTTAAGTCGATGTTCGCCCTGCCTTTCCTCCACAGCCCTGCTCTCACGCAGCTCCTGGTGCAGTGAGGGATGAAGGCGTCGGAATGGATGGAGGGGTTACTCAAGGGAGACCGGGCAGAACGGATAAAGAAGAAGGGAGGAACGCGGGGGGAGCGGTGGGGACAGGGGGGCTTTTGCTTGGTCATTAGCAGCCGCAACCTTCCCTCTGGGGCTGGGGTTCACTGGTTAGCCGACCGCCCTGAGGCGCCGAGGGCTTGTGCTGCACCCCTGACTCGGCGGCGTTCAGGTCCAGGCTGCCATCTTGGATATTCTGGTAGATTTTCTTAGCGGCTTCAAGGAAGGCGTCCTCGACGTTTTCACCTCTGGAGAGAAAAGGTACAGTTATATGAAGCCGAAaaggcaaaatgtggaaaaaggtaAAGTTCGTACAgggtcttgcaaaagtattcctacattttgtcacattacaaccacaaacagtTTCATATGATCCACCAGAACCAGGAAAGGAGCGCAtcgttgtgaagtggaaggaaaaagatgcaTGGTTTAATATTTCTCCTGCCTGATTGCTGTGAAAGAACTGGAAAACTCATACCACAAAAAATAGAAGGtactttggtcagatgagaccagatttttactttttgacttaCTGATGGATAACTAGCACGTAACACACAATCTCCATGgaaaaacatggtggtggtggcaTCATGCTCTGGTCAGAGGTTGGGGAGGTAAAGATGGATGAGAGCTTAAAGCAATTCTGACTGAATATGTTTTTGGTGCTGCTTAAAACTTGAGACTGCGGTTGACCTTCATCAGAATGGTTTAGAATAAAGCAAACTCATAGGAtggaatggtccagtcaaagttcaaatgATCCAAATAAAATAGGAAAGATGTTCATTGTTTATATATGTAAAGTTAGAAAAGATAGGAAAATATGAAATCGCAATATTGTCATTACTGCGATGAcagtaatttaatttgaaattaagaTGAGAATTGTAATTAGTTATATAACAAAcacaagccacacttttcaggtttttaattAGCTATAAAGGTCAAAATGTATGTATGCATACCGTTTTCTCCTCTCTTCCAAATCACATACTATCTCATTTATATCATATAATATCTCAATaacacactgaagtttgaggctgtaatgtaacaaaagggctgtgaacatttttgcaaggTAAAATGTTGCAGTAGCTGAAACTTTAAGGTGGTTCTTACGTTTTTGCACTGGCTTCCAGAAACAATAAAcctgagaaacagaaagaaggaatcattaaaatgtattaccAAATTCACTTAACTCCTTACTCATCCCATCTTTAATAGAGcatatttatcctttttttttttcctctattgAAACCTCAGATTATGGTCTGACATGAAAGTTAGTCATAACAGTGAAACGGAAAAGAAAAACCACTTTCAGGCTTTAAATTGGAACATTTTCTTGAGAAATTTGCGCGTTGATTCACGCGTGTCCAGGTGACGTCTGGCTCACCGTTCTCCTCAGCAAACTGCTTCGCCTCCTCATACGTGACGTCCCTCTGGGCCTCCAGGTCAGCTTTGTTTCCTATGAGAATGATGACCTGGTGacacaggaagaggaggagtgagACGATCTCCTGCACGCTCGTTTCTGTCAGGGACAAATCTGACGCAGTGTGAGCTGATAAAACTGAAGAACATGCAGGAAAGCTGGACTTCCCTTATCTATGAAGAGAAGGTCAGAGGCAACCCCGGGGAAGGCATAGGGGCAGGTTGCCTAGCAGCCGCATCATCATAAGACCTCTAATGTACCGATCTCATATTTATCTCTAGAAATACCGACTTTATGGAGAAACTACATGATTCTGAGGCAGAATTTAGACGctgcttaaaataattaaaacttaacATATTAGGATTATTGTTCTACAGCATGAAGTTTATTATGAAGCTCTTAAACATTCACAGTAAGAGTAGTGTTAAGAGCCCCCTTATGGTCTCTAAAAGTAATTTCAgtggaaaaatacattaaaagtaataaattaaaaagaaatgtgtacgCAACCCACTGCCAATGCATTTCACGTCAAGTGTGTGTCATGTCTAAACTGATTCTGATCTGCTttatatgcaaaacaaaaaaaaacaaccttaaagaCATATCTTGTAAAAACCTTTTAAGTGGAATAATTAGCTGTAAATTCCGTTTGAAATAATTAATAGTAATAACTTATGTCCATTTAGTGGCATTAAAGTGTACTTTAATGGCAGGAAGTGTGTGACGTTCCGTTAAGTTCGGATGAAACACCAGATGCATTTCAAGGAGCCTGAAATAGAAGTGGCCTGTTGCACAAGCACAGACTTCTCTGATGGAGAAGTCTGTGATGATTTAGAGTTAATCAAATTTACCAAGAAGATCTAGTTAAGAAACCAGGCCTGTGCTTTTCcagtaaaactgaaagaaaacaaaatagtaGAGGAAGAGAAGATGGAGTAACTAAGAGAAAAAACCTGGTTACAAATGAtaatatatgcatatatattattatttgtaaccAGGATGAagagatattttaaatttgcattaCTATATGCAATAACACAGTGTAACGGAGTGTAAATATGTCTGTATGCTTACAGTATTGGGGTTGGTGAGGTTTCTGGCGTCAGTAAGCCAGCTGCTCAGGTGGTTGTAAGTGCTTCTCCTGCAGGACAACAACATGGACAGGGGTGAAAAGGTTTGAGGTTATCACTACATGTGAAAGGATTAAATGGGTTCGTCAGAAGTAGTATAATCCAACGCTCATTTCTTAAACCTCTATCGTTTTCTTTCAAACAGACAATGCTTTCTAAACTGGAGGCACACCATGTGAGGGAAAACATGATAATATCAAGTCTCTGCGAGGCACACCCTTTGATAACAGGAAATGAACATTTGTaaagcagcagcaacattttGTGCTGAATATTTTTCCCCTTGGAGGACACTTACAGATTTTCCTCCAGTTTACAAATGCACTGCTGCAAACCTACCGTCAAACAGCTGAGGAAAGACCGTCCAACACTAATCCTCTCCAGCACTCCATCTTCCTCAAACATGCACGTTATGTGCAAATGCAtaatgcaaacttttttttttttttttacgtcagAATCATGCAGCAACTGGAATGAAAAGAGAACCGGCAGCCTACCTGGTAATGTCGTAGACCATAAGTGCCCCTGCAGCCCCGCGGTAGTAGGAGCGGGTGACGGCCCTGAAGCGCTCCTGACCTGCTGTGTCCCAAATCTGCAGCTTGATTTTCTGTCCGCTCACCTCGATTATCCTCGTCCCAAACTCCACGCCGATTGTATGAGGGCAGTCTGCCATAACTGGACAACAAGAAAGAAGACTTTAGTGAGATCATTtatacggtggccgacaggtgcaaatgcgcagcaaaagagaaaacatgcaaacaaaaaagaagacaccctcgaatgaaatgcagcaaataaaaagagagacgcaaacacccccgaatgaaatgcagcaaataaaaagagagacgcaaacacccccgaatgaaatgcagcaaacaaaaagtgttgaaaacggaagtgctccagaccactagggggagtcaaagaaaatagtattcatttctatgggaccagatgcaagattcagagaaagaaatttgaaagacagtaaaggtatctctctgaatcttgcatctggaaagtgtgattattgtgagaagtctgaaacaatagagcatgttattttagagtgttgtaagtatgaagaagagagaagatgcatgctgagagagtgtgtaggtattaaagaaaggtttaatttaatagaatttttgaggagagatttcgggagtagacatattcaaataattattcggtatcttaaaaaaacaaagctatttcataggatatgagtagagcaagttgggtgtgaatgtgtaaagaatatcaaagaggggtatataaagttataagcaagttggataatataagcaggtgtgtatgtgtgggggtatgtttaatcaggagttaatggagggaaaaggtagaaagtgaaagtttatagaccatctcgaaccacactccatactggtaagtggcggtaatgctactgtaagtttgttgccaaccgccaataaataccaagaagaagaagaagaagaatcttgcatctggtcccatagaaatgaatactattttctttgactccccctagtggtctggagcacttccgttttcaacactttttgtttgctgcatttcattcgggggtgtcttcttttttgtttgcatgttttctcttttgctgcgcatttgcacctgtcggccaccgtacatttatatattttttttgaatAATCGCATGCAACTGTTTACTGTTCTTTGCTAATCCTCGTACATCGTCATcctcttttttgggggggaggggttATTCACATTATAAGCAAAATTAGGAGGGTATAAGTAAGTTTAACTAAACTTATAAATCCTAAATAAATTGAAagaatttcagaattttgtCCTGCCCTTATTAGCCTAACtcaattttatatttcaattgCTCTACAGATAGTAGCCAAGCTATACATTTATCCATAGAACTGGATTAACCATATAATCGACCATATAAACTACAAGCATGTCTtagagacataaaaaaacaagatgttggttttccttcttttaaatTCACACAAACTGGTTTTTCTCTGGATAGATGTAACTAGACCCCAACTAGATGTACAGTAGCTGTTAGGGTAGAAGACAGAGATGCCAGTTATCAAGAACAAACTCTGggtttctgtctttatttagttttaggACCAGacttaaatatgttattttactCTAGAGTGGCTTTGATTATGAAGAGCCACTCCAGTAATACTGCTGGAGCACATGCTGACTGCCATGTTAGTGcactgcttttctttcattacttatgtggcttttttttttttttcaagaatgATGATATTAACCACAGTCAcactcagtaaattagaatacaCATTCTAATGAGgttcatttgtcagattaaaagtacctttcgGAAAGACTAAACACAATTTTAATTAAGGttgcatttttgtattaaaatgtttcttattagtctgatgtaatattttaatttaaaatatgttttcattatgtCTCTGTGTAATTACTCTATGTATTGTGTTTCGCTTAGTgataaaatttattaaataaattgacttttgaaaaatattctaatttactggaAGGGTGTGTATACATGGCAAGCTTCGGTGAATAATacggtttttaaaaagttatttttctaccaAGTCATTCCTATTAGtataaaatccttaaaatgaGATGCCAGGAAAAGTCAGAGTCACCAGAATTTTCTCAAGCTGTTTTAAGTTTGCCGTGATGCTCTACTTAAAAGCTCTCCTCATGAGGCACAAGGCCTGTTGCTCCAACACTTTTTTCCCTTGGAAGAAACACGGCAGCAGTTTGGAAGTGAAATGTTAGGTTGTTTTGAAATGGCAGTTTTAAAGCCACGAGCAGCAAGTCTGCTGAGACTGCAGGGTCTATTGTAATAAAGTATTAATTGTTCGCAGTCCTCCTAACACCTAATAAATCATCCACAGCCACATGAAAACGTATGATGTAATCAGAGGAAACTTTTCTCTGATTGGCATTTCATGATCTGAATCTGACTGTGCACGACCGAATGGGCTCTTCTGCATTTGAACATGAATCGAACCTTTTTATCCATTTAGCAAAATGACgtttgatgctttttttcttgtaaattgtATAGAATGAaggtaaacatacatttttgcattttaactgAATTCATCTGTAAACTGGTAGCAGTTGCATCGAGGATTTAAGCTGTTCGAAAAGTAcaagccaaaaaaataaataaaaaaactggttGAACTTTGCTTCAAATGACTGAacgttttctaaaaaaaatttaaaataaacaaaatctacctcgtgtgtgtgtgtgtggattcaTCCAGGATGTGATTATAGACATGAATAAGAAACACTGCATCTGGCTTTTTAATAGTGGCACTAAACACAACTGAGCTGAATGGCAATGGGAGGCTGCAGCTGGCTCATACACCGGAGAAGAGACTCTCACTGTTGAGCTACAATTCATCTGCTCTGCAGCCGACATCCGCTGgcataaaaagaaatctaaagaGGTTTAGGCACTACAGATATATCTGGCAACCTTGCAAGCACCAAGGTGCACACAAAGACACATGGAGGAGTTAAAAAAATCAGAGCAGTACTTACATTTCTTTTCTGTGAACTGGTGAAGCAAACAGGACTTTCCTACCCCCATGTCCCCTATTGAGAGAGAGACTCAGGTCAACCAAGGAAACAGAGGagcaataattttcttttcaagctTGCAGTGTTGACCCCCATACAACAGCAACGCTTTACATTTTATGGACTAATGGGACACAGGCCGTCATacaaaaaaaagggagagaTGTTTatgaatgtcatgttttttttttatgaatgcgAGGCTTATTTTCCCATAAATTGTACATTTCTACACTCATCTGGTTTCTGCTTCCAACTGTAATGGCCAAGTACTTAACCAACAgttcaataaatgaaaacaaagtagtgGTAGAAACACTAATGTTGATGTTGtgcattttaaagtaaaaggcTTATAATTTGAGCAGTAAAAggaataaagacatttattaaatggaagtatgaagaataaaaaaaagcagacaatTTAAGCAAGGTTCATGGGTCTGATGGTCACTTACCAATAAtgatgtatttgaaaatgtaggaGTAGTTATATGGTGCAGTGGCCATGGTGGCTCTGGAATGAAAACAGAGGTGTTTTCAGCAAATCAGCAAATATGACATAAACAGAAGAACTGGGCTTTAGCTGCTAACATCAGATTTGAAGAAGGCCAtaatatttattgatgtaaaaataagtgCTTAAACAGAGATTGAATGATTTTCGTTcagcacattttcagaaaaactcAACCCTGAGTATGCCGAGTATGTCAGCCTTATGAATAATAATAGATACCAGCTTTAAAGCCATATTGATAATATTGCAATTGTGATATGTCTCTATTTTTTCTTGTCCTCTCATTCTCATCTGTCCCGCCTTCACTCCGTGACCTTTGGCATTTTGAGCAAAGTCATTTGTGTCCGGTGTGAACATCTGCTGCTCTGAAACTCTGCCCAACTGGATAAATATCACATCAACATGTAAAATGCAAACTGGTAACACTTGAGAAATATTATACAACAATTTGGGAAACCAAAACATTCCTTTGCACAATGAATATTAAAAGCACAACAATGTATACGCAGTATATTGTGTAGAATTAATACAGAGTAGGgatgaaaaggttttaatgCCATGCATGCAATGCCATGCAATTTCTTAGattctcaaaaacatttttgaggcCGTTACATTGTTTATAGTACTATTTTTTTGATAACCCTTATCAAGTTGTTTACAAATATCatgatgaaaaaatgttttagtcgtTATATCCccaagaaaaattaaaactaacctgtttatattattgaaaataatcCTTAACTGTGAATTTACTGGATATCATGGCacttaattttaatatttgtctttgtgttttattatttaaaaatagctaataaTACTAGCTACTTAATAGCTAATAGTAATATGAACACAGATATATTCCTAAGGTTATTCTGACCAACAGCTTATCACTTTGGACTTACCAGTGtgcaaaatttaacaaaattcaACTCAGTTAATTTCTGAaggaatctaaaaaaaacaacaaccataaaacacctaaaaaatctgaacagtCTTTTACCCTGAATTGAAAAAACAGTGACATCATAGCTATTGAAATGCCACAGCATGGtgataaaacactgaaataaaggtGGACTAAACAGAACCTCTTTCTTTCCTCTAATCACACAAGAACACATTCACTATTATAGGTATAACTATAAATAAAAGCTCTGACACTGTCCATCTGCTGTCTACACGTAATTATCCTTGAAAGATCTTCCCCCGTTTACTGGTCAACACTATCGCTATAGCGCTACTAATCtatcagttttcattttcatcttaaagTCACAGCGTGTCAACAACACATGGATAGAAAAGCATTTAGGTTTACTCAAAACCTTATTTTTAAGATGAAAGTGTGTCTGAACTTGCTTTCTTTTCCCCACAACAAAGCGCCAGGGATCCTCCTCACAACCTACCGACTCATGCTGACTGAATTAGTGGTTTGTTAGGGCTTTGTGGCTCTCAGATTCTCATTTTAGATTAATAAGCTTTCACTGGGAGTGGCAATCTAACTCATAACAGAGCAGGCTGCCACCAACTCCGGTGAGCTTATCGTCACAATTTACCGACAGTGTGAGCTAGACATGGTGcaaacaaagtcaaaaataatcgTTCGGTggtaatttcattttattaagtgagaaaaacaatcacTATAAGAGGCAGGAAAATTCAGTTGAGTTTTAACATCAAATTCACTCATTATATGAAACCATTTCCAGACATTTAGGCTCTTTTTATGCTGAAAATACTTCCAGACTTTGCGGAAAAGCACCATTTTTCCACAGACGCTTGCTTTCCTCGCCCTTGCTCAAAGTTAGTGTGCCTGAAGGCCGCGCTTTTCAGCAAGTGAAGGTTCAAACTAATTGGTGCTGCAGTTCTTTGCAGCTGACATCACTGTGCCACATCACAACCCAGAACTGTCTGGCATACTCGCTCAAACTTCGACACCTGCAGCAAAGTGGCCATGTTTGACTGGCTGAGCCACTGCTGACACAACTGCAAAAAAATGTGGATGGGCTGAGATAAGATAAgcacagaagaaaaatgacacaCGCGACAAGAGAACAGATAAAGGCTTATACTAAACTGGAAGCAAACGGACATGGCTACAAATGATAACGTGAAAATTttccaacaaaataaattttggaaTGGTTTACactggtttgttttgaaaaacttaAACACTTTGgctcagatttaaaataaactaacttGATTATCTCATAACCGGATATTATACAAGTGCAGGTTTTCCTCTATTACAACACACCTACAACATGATCAAACCTGTGTCTATCAGTCAAGTCATTCttctttatttgttg
This window harbors:
- the rab14 gene encoding ras-related protein Rab-14, with product MATAPYNYSYIFKYIIIGDMGVGKSCLLHQFTEKKFMADCPHTIGVEFGTRIIEVSGQKIKLQIWDTAGQERFRAVTRSYYRGAAGALMVYDITRRSTYNHLSSWLTDARNLTNPNTVIILIGNKADLEAQRDVTYEEAKQFAEENGLLFLEASAKTGENVEDAFLEAAKKIYQNIQDGSLDLNAAESGVQHKPSAPQGGRLTSEPQPQREGCGC